The DNA region AGGGCAGCCGCAGCGCGCCACCCTGCGCGTCCAACAGCGCCTGCAAGCTGGGCAGATCCGGCGGAACCGCGCCCGCGGTGTTGAACGCCGCAAATGAAGAGGCGGTGCAAGCCTTTTTGGAAGAACGGTTGCGTTTCGATCAAATTCCGGCAATGATCTCGGAAACGCTGCAACAGCATCGCAACGGACACGAGTGCAACCTGGCGAATGTGCTGGCGG from Cytophagia bacterium CHB2 includes:
- a CDS encoding 1-deoxy-D-xylulose-5-phosphate reductoisomerase (catalyzes the NADP-dependent rearrangement and reduction of 1-deoxy-D-xylulose-5-phosphate (DXP) to 2-C-methyl-D-erythritol 4-phosphate), whose product is GSRSAPPCASNSACKLGRSGGTAPAVLNAANEEAVQAFLEERLRFDQIPAMISETLQQHRNGHECNLANVLAADRWARTFVQKTAASLC